CGATGCTCTCCTCGAGGCGCTTGATCTGCCCGCTGATCGTCTGCGGCGTGAGATTCAGTACCTCCGCCGCACGACTGACCGACCCCTCCCGTTGCACGGTCCAGAAATAGAGCAGGTAGGTGTAGTTGATGTGACGCACGGCATTCAGTTCGCCGATCCTCATTGCGCGGAATCGGCCGGGCCCTTCCTCAAATAGTCACTTCGAGCGCCTCGAAGCTCGGCTACGGAAACATCTGCTGTTTCCTGCCGAGGCACCCACGTAACGTCCCGACCGAAGTTCACGAACAAGTCGCTCCGGGCGAAGAGAACGCCCACCATCATCGAAGGTGCTGACATGGAGAATCAAGTCATTCCGTTCGCCCTGGACAGCGATCCGCTGTTGGCGCTGGCCCCGGAGGTCATCCTCTCCGAGACCCTCGAGAGCCTCATCGCCACTGCGGAAACCACCTTCAACGGCGAGGCCTGCGAGGCGTTCCACGACGGTCAGCTGGTCGAGGTGGAGGTGGTGTGCGATGCAAAGATCGTCGAGGCGGTCTACGACGCCAACACCAGTGAGTTGCTCGATGCGCAGGTGCAGTCCATCGGCCGTCGCGGCAAGCGGGTCGTGCGCGCCCTCGATCGGGCCGTGCTCAGCCTGGTCGATGCCATGGACGTGGCGAAGTCTGCCGTCGGCCCCGGCGAGAGCTTACAGGCGAGCCTGTGCGCGGCCGGCCCCGACGGCGGGCGGCGCTTCGAAATCGTCTTGCGCACGAGCGAAGGTGCTTGCGAGATTCAGGTCGATGCGGCCAACGGTCGCCTAGTACGCGTTGTCCCGCGTTAGCGAGGACTTGCTTCCCAGGAGTTTCGTTAGGTGGAAGACGACGCCGACTTTCGCCTAGAACGAGACACCTACGCCCGCGCCCTCGCGATCGGGGGGGCGCAGCGCGCGCGCCTGCCCGCGGCGGCCCTCGAAGCCCTGGCGGGCGACGTTGTGTCCCTTCTGGCGAGCCGTTTGCGCGACGAGGCGCCGCCACGCGAGGCCGCGGGCACGCCTTCGCCGGCAGCCTTCAACGCCTTCATTCGCGCCCTCCTCCACCCTGACGCGCACGCAGCGGCTGACCGCATCGACGCCGCACGGGCCACGGGCACCGACATCGAGACCATCTATCTCGCGTACCTCGCTCGCGCGGCCCGCCACCTCGGCGTGCTCTGGGATCGGGATCGGATCGACTTCGTGCAGGTGACGGTGGCGATCGGACGGCTCTACGCCATCATGCGCAGCCTGCGCCAGAGCTTGCCCGTTCTCCGGCACCAGGATCCGCGTCGCCACGCGTTGTTCATGACCATGCCGGGCGACGACCATCGCTTCGGCGCAGCGATCGCCACGGATCTGTTCCGCGCCCACGGTTGGGATATCCAATTGGAAGGGCCAGCGGACCGTAGGGCCGCCGTGG
This DNA window, taken from Pseudomonadota bacterium, encodes the following:
- a CDS encoding cobalamin-dependent protein (Presence of a B(12) (cobalamin)-binding domain implies dependence on cobalamin itself, in one of its several forms, or in some unusual lineages, dependence on a cobalamin-like analog.), translated to MEDDADFRLERDTYARALAIGGAQRARLPAAALEALAGDVVSLLASRLRDEAPPREAAGTPSPAAFNAFIRALLHPDAHAAADRIDAARATGTDIETIYLAYLARAARHLGVLWDRDRIDFVQVTVAIGRLYAIMRSLRQSLPVLRHQDPRRHALFMTMPGDDHRFGAAIATDLFRAHGWDIQLEGPADRRAAVEALGRSDHTVVGISASRDAQLSELIRLVSALRICRPEAFVLVSGHIAEEVPDLSVLVDVDAVATTAPSAIERLEELVANQRRTTRPR